From Xiphophorus hellerii strain 12219 chromosome 9, Xiphophorus_hellerii-4.1, whole genome shotgun sequence, a single genomic window includes:
- the atp13a3 gene encoding probable cation-transporting ATPase 13A3 isoform X2: MEKGEMKILNKGEEEEMELQGYRLCRWRLALVGFGVLCTGGFLLLLLYWMPEWCVKSTCTRTTVRDAEVVLLRSTDEFRRWFLARVRVMLAPGSNPFHSLETQTTSPLSSPSSPSSPFSSPSPSPLANGHTPHPSDGSPAQELIRRFSYYQPTQIRYFTFHSTKYYWNDEMQNFKVLNGLEDLEVSCSTVHSEHSAGLTRNQQEYRRLFFGVNEIAVKVPSVFKLLIKEVLNPFYIFQLFSVILWSADEYYYYAVAIVFMSVISIATSLYTIKKQYIMLHDMVAAHSIVRVSVCRANNEVEETLSTDLVPGDVVVIPSNGTIMPCDAVLISGTCIVNESMLTGESVPVTKTNLPNPLPGEREGADSAYNAEEHKRHTLFCGTNVIQTRFYTGELVKAVVVRTGFSTAKGQLVRSILYPKPTDFKLYRDAYLFLLCLVAVAGIGFIYSIVLSVMNGEKVKTIIIESLDIITITVPPALPAAMTAGIVYAQRRLKKIGIFCISPQRINICGQINLVCFDKTGTLTEDGLDMWGVQRVEGGRFHLSEESAHKENLVKSQFVACMATCHSLTKIEGQLSGDPLDLKMFEATGWILEEATEEETALHNRIMPTVVRPPKQLLPSQPDESAEQDMELAELSSLYEIGIVRQFPFSSALQRMSVVSRTLGEKCMDAYMKGAPEVVASLCKRETVPENFAEVLEDYTKQGFRVIALAHRRLGSKLNWHKVQNVNRDYIEANMEFLGLIIMQNKLKAETPGVLQDLYRANIRTVMVTGDNMLTAVSVARDCGMIPAGDTVIIADALPPHDGQAAKITWRYADRPSRTTRLEEINISLEDEGHAEEPKTQPLYHFAMNGKSFAIIAEHFPDMLQKLVLHGTVFARMAPDQKTQLVETLQGVDYFVGMCGDGANDCGALKRAHSGISLSELEASVASPFTSRTPNISCVPSLIREGRAALITSFCVFKFMALYSIIQYISVTLLYSVSSNLGDFQFLFIDIAIILLIVFTMSLNPAWKELVSRRPPSGLISGPLLFSVLTQILICLGFQIITFLWVQKQPWFERWTPATNVCNHSNHLNVSEFNNTEVDDHNIQNFENTSLFYVSSFQYLIVAIVFSKGKPFRQPSYKNWPFVLSAVSLYFFLLFIMFHPVEGIDEFLEIVCVPFEWRLKVFLIIVVNAAVSVLVEGMIDMQAYKCLFRLCPRKTTPKARYRHLAQELSLDPDWPPKPTTTTEAKPRPENGSVYDIIAHS, encoded by the exons ATGGAGAAGGGTGAGATGAAGATCCTCAACAAgggggaagaggaggagatg GAGCTGCAAGGCTACCGTCTCTGCCGTTGGCGACTGGCCCTTGTAGGCTTCGGTGTACTTTGTACCGGAGGCTTCCTTCTCTTGCTGCTCTACTGGATGCCAGAATGGTGCGTCAAGTCCACCTGCACCCGTACCACAGTCCGTGATGCCGAAGTGGTGTTGCTGCGCTCCACG GATGAGTTCCGGCGCTGGTTCCTGGCCAGGGTACGAGTGATGCTTGCTCCGGGGAGCAACCCCTTCCACAGCCTGGAGACCCAGACCACCTCCCctctctcctccccctcctcccctTCCTCCCCCTTCTCTAGCCCCTCCCCTTCACCTCTGGCCAACGGACACACACCTCACCCCTCCGATGGCAGCCCTGCTCAGGAGCTCATTAGAAGATTTTCTTACTACCAGCCCACACAG ATTCGCTATTTCACCTTCCATAGCACAAAGTATTACTGGAATGATGAGATGCAgaactttaaagttttaaa CGGCCTGGAGGATCTTGAAGTCAGTTGCTCTACCGTCCACTCAGAGCACAGTGCAGGCCTGACCAGGAACCAGCAGGAGTACAG GAGACTGTTCTTCGGAGTGAATGAAATCGCAGTGAAAGTGCCTTCTGTTTTCAAGCTGCTTATCAAAGAG GTCCTCAACCCTTTTTACATCTTCCAGCTCTTCAGCGTAATCCTGTGGAGTGCCGATGAGTATTACTACTATGCTGTGGCCATTGTTTTCATGTCGGTTATATCCATAGCTACCTCTCTGTACACCATCAAAAAG CAATACATCATGCTTCATGATATGGTGGCAGCTCACAGTATTGTCCGTGTATCTGTTTGCCGAGCCAATAATG AGGTTGAAGAGACATTGTCTACTGATCTGGTACCTGGTGATGTGGTGGTCATTCCAAGCAACGGGACCATCATGCCATGTGACGCAGTGCTGATCAGCGGCACCTGCATCGTCAATGAAAGCATGCTCACAG GTGAGAGTGTTCCTGTGACAAAAACCAACCTCCCCAACCCACTACCAGGAGAGCGGGAGGGGGCAGACAGTGCCTACAACGCCGAGGAGCATAAGAGACACACACTGTTCTGCGGCACCAACGTCATCCAAACCCGCTTCTACACAGGAGAACTGGTCAAAGCCGTGGTGGTCCGCACAG GTTTCAGCACAGCCAAAGGCCAACTGGTGCGCTCCATTCTTTATCCCAAACCCACCGACTTCAAGCTGTATCGTGACGCCTACCTCTTTCTGCTGTGTCTGGTGGCCGTGGCTGGAATCGGCTTCATTTACTCAATCGTCCTCAGTGTCATGAATGGG GAGAAAGTGAAAACCATCATCATTGAGTCTCTGGACATCATAACCATCACTGTGCCACCAGCGCTGCCAGCAGCCATGACAGCTGGGATTGTGTACGCCCAGCGGCGTCTTAAAAAGATTGGCATTTTCTGTATCAGCCCACAGAGGATCAACATCTGTGGACAGATTAATCTGGTCTGCTTTGATAAA aCGGGAACTTTAACAGAAGATGGATTGGACATGTGGGGAGTTCAGAGAGTTGAAGGAGGCCG TTTTCACCTATCAGAGGAAAGTGCCCACAAGGAGAATCTTGTCAAGTCCCAGTTTGTGGCCTGCATGGCCACCTGCCACTCGCTAACCAAAATAGAAGGCCAGCTGTCTGGAGATCCACTGGACCTCAAAATGTTTGAGGCTACAGGCTGG ATCCTGGAGGAAGCCACTGAGGAGGAAACTGCTCTCCATAACCGCATCATGCCCACCGTCGTCCGACCACCAAAGCAGCTGCTGCCCTCCCAGCCCGATGAATCGGCCGAGCAGGACATG gaACTCGCTGAGCTTTCA TCATTATACGAGATCGGTATCGTGCGGCAGTTTCCTTTTTCCTCGGCTCTTCAGAGGATGAGCGTTGTGTCTCGTACTCTGGGGGAGAAGTGTATGGATGCCTACATGAAGGGAGCACCAGAGGTGGTGGCCAGTCTCTGCAAGAGAGAGACGG TTCCGGAAAACTTTGCAGAGGTTTTGGAGGATTACACTAAGCAGGGATTCAGAGTGATCGCTCTGGCTCATCGGCGACTCGGATCAAAACTCAACTGGCACAAAGTCCAAAACGTCAACAG GGATTACATAGAGGCAAACATGGAGTTTCTGGGACTCATCATCATGCAGAACAAACTGAAGGCTGAAACTCCAGGAGTGCTGCAAGACCTCTATCGAGCAAACATTCGAACCGTCATGGTTACTG GCGACAACATGTTGACGGCAGTCTCTGTGGCCCGTGACTGTGGAATGATCCCTGCCGGGGACACGGTCATCATTGCTGATGCCCTTCCTCCTCATGATGGACAAGCCGCCAAAATCACATGGAGATACGCTGACAGGCCCAGCAGAACCACACGACTCgag GAAATTAACATCAGCCTGGAGGATGAAGGTCATGCTGAGGAGCCCAAAACACAACCACTCTACCACTTTGCAATGAATGGAAAATCATTCGCTATAATCGCTGAGCATTTCCCAGACATGCTTCAGAAG CTTGTGCTGCACGGGACAGTGTTTGCCAGAATGGCGCCGGACCAGAAAACCCAGCTTGTCGAGACACTACAGGGAGTAGA CTACTTTGTGGGAATGTGTGGAGATGGTGCAAATGACTGTGGG GCGCTGAAGAGGGCACATAGTGGGATCTCTCTGTCAGAGCTGGAGGCCTCAGTGGCTTCCCCCTTCACCTCCAGGACCCCCAACATCTCCTGCGTCCCGAGCCTGATCAG GGAGGGACGCGCTGCTCTGATCACCTCCTTCTGTGTGTTCAAGTTTATGGCTCTCTACAGCATCATCCAGTACATCAGTGTCACTCTCCTCTACTCA GTATCAAGTAACCTTGGAGATTTCCAGTTCCTCTTTATTGACATTGCTATCATCCTCCTAATTGTTTTCACCA TGAGTTTGAACCCAGCTTGGAAAGAACTGGTGTCACGTCGTCCCCCATCAGGACTAATCTCAGGGCCTCTGCTGTTCTCTGTGCTGACCCAAATCCTCATCTGCTTGGGGTTCCAGATCATTACGTTTCTTTGGGTCCAAAAGCAGCCATGGTTCGAGCGTTGGACGCCTGCTACAAA CGTCTGCAATCACTCGAATCACCTGAATGTGTCGGaattcaacaacacagaagTGGATGATCACAACATCCAAAACTTTGAGAACACCAGTCTCTTCTACGTCTCCTCCTTCCAGTATCTCATTGTCGCCATCGTTTTCTCCAAAGGCAAACCCTTCAGGCAGCCGAGCTACAAGAACT GGCCTTTTGTTCTATCTGCTGTGagtttgtatttctttctgCTGTTCATCATGTTTCATCCTGTTGAAGGCATTGATGAGTTTCTAGAG ATTGTTTGTGTCCCTTTTGAATGGAGGCTAAAGGTTTTCCTGATAATCGTAGTCAATGCTGCAGTGTCTGTTTTGGTGGAG GGGATGATTGACATGCAGGCATACAAGTGTCTGTTCAGGTTGTGTCCACGCAAGACGACGCCCAAAGCTCGATACAGGCATCTTGCCCAGGAACTGAGTTTGGACCCAGACTGGCCCCCAAAGCCGACCACCACCACAGAGGCCAAGCCCCGCCCTGAAAACGGCTCTGTCTATGATATCATAGCCCACTCCTAG
- the atp13a3 gene encoding probable cation-transporting ATPase 13A3 isoform X1, with protein sequence MEKGEMKILNKGEEEEMELQGYRLCRWRLALVGFGVLCTGGFLLLLLYWMPEWCVKSTCTRTTVRDAEVVLLRSTDEFRRWFLARVRVMLAPGSNPFHSLETQTTSPLSSPSSPSSPFSSPSPSPLANGHTPHPSDGSPAQELIRRFSYYQPTQIRYFTFHSTKYYWNDEMQNFKVLNGLEDLEVSCSTVHSEHSAGLTRNQQEYRRLFFGVNEIAVKVPSVFKLLIKEVLNPFYIFQLFSVILWSADEYYYYAVAIVFMSVISIATSLYTIKKQYIMLHDMVAAHSIVRVSVCRANNEVEETLSTDLVPGDVVVIPSNGTIMPCDAVLISGTCIVNESMLTGESVPVTKTNLPNPLPGEREGADSAYNAEEHKRHTLFCGTNVIQTRFYTGELVKAVVVRTGFSTAKGQLVRSILYPKPTDFKLYRDAYLFLLCLVAVAGIGFIYSIVLSVMNGEKVKTIIIESLDIITITVPPALPAAMTAGIVYAQRRLKKIGIFCISPQRINICGQINLVCFDKTGTLTEDGLDMWGVQRVEGGRFHLSEESAHKENLVKSQFVACMATCHSLTKIEGQLSGDPLDLKMFEATGWILEEATEEETALHNRIMPTVVRPPKQLLPSQPDESAEQDMELAELSSLYEIGIVRQFPFSSALQRMSVVSRTLGEKCMDAYMKGAPEVVASLCKRETVPENFAEVLEDYTKQGFRVIALAHRRLGSKLNWHKVQNVNRDYIEANMEFLGLIIMQNKLKAETPGVLQDLYRANIRTVMVTGDNMLTAVSVARDCGMIPAGDTVIIADALPPHDGQAAKITWRYADRPSRTTRLEEINISLEDEGHAEEPKTQPLYHFAMNGKSFAIIAEHFPDMLQKLVLHGTVFARMAPDQKTQLVETLQGVDYFVGMCGDGANDCGALKRAHSGISLSELEASVASPFTSRTPNISCVPSLIREGRAALITSFCVFKFMALYSIIQYISVTLLYSVSSNLGDFQFLFIDIAIILLIVFTMSLNPAWKELVSRRPPSGLISGPLLFSVLTQILICLGFQIITFLWVQKQPWFERWTPATNVCNHSNHLNVSEFNNTEVDDHNIQNFENTSLFYVSSFQYLIVAIVFSKGKPFRQPSYKNWPFVLSAVSLYFFLLFIMFHPVEGIDEFLEIVCVPFEWRLKVFLIIVVNAAVSVLVETFILDIILWKLVLSRDKQANYGVTPAAPTPQGMIDMQAYKCLFRLCPRKTTPKARYRHLAQELSLDPDWPPKPTTTTEAKPRPENGSVYDIIAHS encoded by the exons ATGGAGAAGGGTGAGATGAAGATCCTCAACAAgggggaagaggaggagatg GAGCTGCAAGGCTACCGTCTCTGCCGTTGGCGACTGGCCCTTGTAGGCTTCGGTGTACTTTGTACCGGAGGCTTCCTTCTCTTGCTGCTCTACTGGATGCCAGAATGGTGCGTCAAGTCCACCTGCACCCGTACCACAGTCCGTGATGCCGAAGTGGTGTTGCTGCGCTCCACG GATGAGTTCCGGCGCTGGTTCCTGGCCAGGGTACGAGTGATGCTTGCTCCGGGGAGCAACCCCTTCCACAGCCTGGAGACCCAGACCACCTCCCctctctcctccccctcctcccctTCCTCCCCCTTCTCTAGCCCCTCCCCTTCACCTCTGGCCAACGGACACACACCTCACCCCTCCGATGGCAGCCCTGCTCAGGAGCTCATTAGAAGATTTTCTTACTACCAGCCCACACAG ATTCGCTATTTCACCTTCCATAGCACAAAGTATTACTGGAATGATGAGATGCAgaactttaaagttttaaa CGGCCTGGAGGATCTTGAAGTCAGTTGCTCTACCGTCCACTCAGAGCACAGTGCAGGCCTGACCAGGAACCAGCAGGAGTACAG GAGACTGTTCTTCGGAGTGAATGAAATCGCAGTGAAAGTGCCTTCTGTTTTCAAGCTGCTTATCAAAGAG GTCCTCAACCCTTTTTACATCTTCCAGCTCTTCAGCGTAATCCTGTGGAGTGCCGATGAGTATTACTACTATGCTGTGGCCATTGTTTTCATGTCGGTTATATCCATAGCTACCTCTCTGTACACCATCAAAAAG CAATACATCATGCTTCATGATATGGTGGCAGCTCACAGTATTGTCCGTGTATCTGTTTGCCGAGCCAATAATG AGGTTGAAGAGACATTGTCTACTGATCTGGTACCTGGTGATGTGGTGGTCATTCCAAGCAACGGGACCATCATGCCATGTGACGCAGTGCTGATCAGCGGCACCTGCATCGTCAATGAAAGCATGCTCACAG GTGAGAGTGTTCCTGTGACAAAAACCAACCTCCCCAACCCACTACCAGGAGAGCGGGAGGGGGCAGACAGTGCCTACAACGCCGAGGAGCATAAGAGACACACACTGTTCTGCGGCACCAACGTCATCCAAACCCGCTTCTACACAGGAGAACTGGTCAAAGCCGTGGTGGTCCGCACAG GTTTCAGCACAGCCAAAGGCCAACTGGTGCGCTCCATTCTTTATCCCAAACCCACCGACTTCAAGCTGTATCGTGACGCCTACCTCTTTCTGCTGTGTCTGGTGGCCGTGGCTGGAATCGGCTTCATTTACTCAATCGTCCTCAGTGTCATGAATGGG GAGAAAGTGAAAACCATCATCATTGAGTCTCTGGACATCATAACCATCACTGTGCCACCAGCGCTGCCAGCAGCCATGACAGCTGGGATTGTGTACGCCCAGCGGCGTCTTAAAAAGATTGGCATTTTCTGTATCAGCCCACAGAGGATCAACATCTGTGGACAGATTAATCTGGTCTGCTTTGATAAA aCGGGAACTTTAACAGAAGATGGATTGGACATGTGGGGAGTTCAGAGAGTTGAAGGAGGCCG TTTTCACCTATCAGAGGAAAGTGCCCACAAGGAGAATCTTGTCAAGTCCCAGTTTGTGGCCTGCATGGCCACCTGCCACTCGCTAACCAAAATAGAAGGCCAGCTGTCTGGAGATCCACTGGACCTCAAAATGTTTGAGGCTACAGGCTGG ATCCTGGAGGAAGCCACTGAGGAGGAAACTGCTCTCCATAACCGCATCATGCCCACCGTCGTCCGACCACCAAAGCAGCTGCTGCCCTCCCAGCCCGATGAATCGGCCGAGCAGGACATG gaACTCGCTGAGCTTTCA TCATTATACGAGATCGGTATCGTGCGGCAGTTTCCTTTTTCCTCGGCTCTTCAGAGGATGAGCGTTGTGTCTCGTACTCTGGGGGAGAAGTGTATGGATGCCTACATGAAGGGAGCACCAGAGGTGGTGGCCAGTCTCTGCAAGAGAGAGACGG TTCCGGAAAACTTTGCAGAGGTTTTGGAGGATTACACTAAGCAGGGATTCAGAGTGATCGCTCTGGCTCATCGGCGACTCGGATCAAAACTCAACTGGCACAAAGTCCAAAACGTCAACAG GGATTACATAGAGGCAAACATGGAGTTTCTGGGACTCATCATCATGCAGAACAAACTGAAGGCTGAAACTCCAGGAGTGCTGCAAGACCTCTATCGAGCAAACATTCGAACCGTCATGGTTACTG GCGACAACATGTTGACGGCAGTCTCTGTGGCCCGTGACTGTGGAATGATCCCTGCCGGGGACACGGTCATCATTGCTGATGCCCTTCCTCCTCATGATGGACAAGCCGCCAAAATCACATGGAGATACGCTGACAGGCCCAGCAGAACCACACGACTCgag GAAATTAACATCAGCCTGGAGGATGAAGGTCATGCTGAGGAGCCCAAAACACAACCACTCTACCACTTTGCAATGAATGGAAAATCATTCGCTATAATCGCTGAGCATTTCCCAGACATGCTTCAGAAG CTTGTGCTGCACGGGACAGTGTTTGCCAGAATGGCGCCGGACCAGAAAACCCAGCTTGTCGAGACACTACAGGGAGTAGA CTACTTTGTGGGAATGTGTGGAGATGGTGCAAATGACTGTGGG GCGCTGAAGAGGGCACATAGTGGGATCTCTCTGTCAGAGCTGGAGGCCTCAGTGGCTTCCCCCTTCACCTCCAGGACCCCCAACATCTCCTGCGTCCCGAGCCTGATCAG GGAGGGACGCGCTGCTCTGATCACCTCCTTCTGTGTGTTCAAGTTTATGGCTCTCTACAGCATCATCCAGTACATCAGTGTCACTCTCCTCTACTCA GTATCAAGTAACCTTGGAGATTTCCAGTTCCTCTTTATTGACATTGCTATCATCCTCCTAATTGTTTTCACCA TGAGTTTGAACCCAGCTTGGAAAGAACTGGTGTCACGTCGTCCCCCATCAGGACTAATCTCAGGGCCTCTGCTGTTCTCTGTGCTGACCCAAATCCTCATCTGCTTGGGGTTCCAGATCATTACGTTTCTTTGGGTCCAAAAGCAGCCATGGTTCGAGCGTTGGACGCCTGCTACAAA CGTCTGCAATCACTCGAATCACCTGAATGTGTCGGaattcaacaacacagaagTGGATGATCACAACATCCAAAACTTTGAGAACACCAGTCTCTTCTACGTCTCCTCCTTCCAGTATCTCATTGTCGCCATCGTTTTCTCCAAAGGCAAACCCTTCAGGCAGCCGAGCTACAAGAACT GGCCTTTTGTTCTATCTGCTGTGagtttgtatttctttctgCTGTTCATCATGTTTCATCCTGTTGAAGGCATTGATGAGTTTCTAGAG ATTGTTTGTGTCCCTTTTGAATGGAGGCTAAAGGTTTTCCTGATAATCGTAGTCAATGCTGCAGTGTCTGTTTTGGTGGAG ACCTTCATCCTTGACATCATCTTATGGAAGCTTGTGCTCAGCAGAGACAAACAGGCCAACTATGGCGTCACCCCTGCCGCCCCGACACCACAG GGGATGATTGACATGCAGGCATACAAGTGTCTGTTCAGGTTGTGTCCACGCAAGACGACGCCCAAAGCTCGATACAGGCATCTTGCCCAGGAACTGAGTTTGGACCCAGACTGGCCCCCAAAGCCGACCACCACCACAGAGGCCAAGCCCCGCCCTGAAAACGGCTCTGTCTATGATATCATAGCCCACTCCTAG